Proteins from one Pleuronectes platessa chromosome 16, fPlePla1.1, whole genome shotgun sequence genomic window:
- the LOC128458721 gene encoding probable ATP-dependent RNA helicase DDX17, with the protein MRGSNGDRDRDRGRDRGSPRFGSSRGGPAPGKKFGNPGDRLRKKRWDLEALPKFEKNFYNEHPEVQRMSQYDLEEYRRKKEITIRGSGCPKPVSTFHQAHFPQYVLDVLMQQNFKEPTAIQAQGFPLALSGRDMVGIAQTGSGKTLSYLLPAIVHINHQPYLERGDGPICLVLAPTRELAQQVQQVAHDYGKSSRIKTTCVYGGAPKGPQIRDLERGVEICIATPGRLIDFLEAGKTSLRRCTYLVLDEADRMLDMGFEPQIRKIVDQIRPDRQTLMWSATWPKEVRQLAEDFLKDYVQINVGALELSANHNILQIVDVCLENEKDQKLIQLMEEIMAEKENKTIIFVETKKRCDDLTRRMRRDGWPAMCIHGDKSQPERDWVLTEFRSGKAPILIATDVASRGLDVEDVKFVINYDYPNSSEDYIHRIGRTARSNNKGTAYTFFTPGNLRQARELIRVLEEARQAINPKLLQMVDTGRGGGGGGGRLRFRGTSNSNNPNLMYQDECERRMRSASGGSSKESRGSSNYSRDSRGGSGRDGDRSSSSSSSSYRDRSSRDGGRSSSSNSYDQNNGSSSSSSGQYSSSRNATGSGDSPTASSAPQPLMAQQFNPPQPMMGLMGHSPFQFAPPPPPPPPGRK; encoded by the exons ATGAGAGGCTCGAACGGGGACAGAGACCGAGACCGCGGCCGTGACAGGGG CAGCCCTCGTTTCGGTTCCAGCAGAGGTGGCCCAGCGCCGGGGAAGAAGTTTGGGAACCCTGGGGACCGTTTACGAAAGAAGAGGTGGGACCTGGAAGCGCTTCCCAAATTTGAGAAGAACTTCTACAATGAGCACCCTGAAGTGCAGCGAATGAGCCAG TATGATCTTGAGGAGTATCGCAGGAAGAAAGAAATCACCATTCGAGGGTCAGGCTGCCCGAAGCCGGTCTCCACCTTCCACCAGGCACATTTTCCCC AGTACGTGTTGGATGTGCTGATGCAGCAGAACTTCAAGGAGCCCACAGCCATTCAGGCACAAGGGTTCCCACTGGCCCTTAGTGGTAGAGACATGGTGGGCATTGCTCAGACTGGCTCTGGGAAGACCTTGTCG TATCTTCTGCCTGCAATTGTGCACATCAACCATCAGCCCTACTTGGAgcgaggagatggacccatt TGTTTGGTTCTGGCCCCTACAAGAGAATTGGCACAGCAGGTCCAGCAGGTGGCACATGACTATGGAAAGTCCTCCCGCATCAAAACCActtgtgtgtatgggggggctCCCAAGGGACCGCAAATTCGAGACCTGGAGAGAG GTGTTGAGATCTGCATTGCCACTCCAGGTCGTTTGATTGACTTCCTGGAGGCTGGAAAGACCAGTCTGCGGCGCTGCACATATCTAGTTCTGGATGAAGCTGACCGCATGCTGGACATGGGCTTTGAACCACAGATCCGCAAAATTGTGGATCAGATTCGG CCGGACAGACAGACCCTCATGTGGAGTGCTACCTGGCCCAAAGAGGTTCGCCAGCTGGCAGAGGACTTCCTGAAAGACTATGTCCAGATTAACGTTGGAGCGCTGGAGCTCAGCGCCAACCACAACATCCTGCAGATAGTGGATGTCTGTTTGGAGAATGAGAAGGACCAGAA GTTGATCCAACTGATGGAGGAGATCATGGCTGAGAAAGAGAACAAGACCATCATATTTGTTGAGACCAAGAAGAGATGTGATGACCTCACACGCAGGATGAGACGTGATGG GTGGCCAGCGATGTGTATTCATGGCGACAAGAGCCAGCCAGAGAGAGACTGGGTGTTGACAG AGTTTCGTAGCGGCAAAGCTCCCATCCTCATCGCTACTGATGTGGCCTCACGTGGTTTGG ATGTGGAAGATGTCAAGTTTGTCATCAATTATGATTATCCCAACTCATCGGAGGACTACATCCATCGCATCGGCCGAACAGCCCGCAGCAACAACAAGGGCACAGCCTACACCTTCTTCACTCCAGGGAACCTCCGGCAGGCCCGAGAGCTGATCCGGGTGCTGGAGGAGGCCCGACAGGCCATCAATCCCAAACTGCTGCAGATGGTGGACACAggacgtggaggaggaggcggag GTGGCCGTCTCCGTTTCCGTGGCACCTCCAACTCTAACAATCCCAACCTGATGTACCAGGACGAGTGTGAGCGGAGGATGCGATCGGCAAGCGGCGGCAGCTCCAAGGAAAGTCGCGGCAGCAGCAACTACAGTCGAGACAGTCGCGGTGGAAGTGGCCGGGACGGGGAccgctcttcctcttcctcctcctcctcatacaGAGATCGCagcagcagggatggaggacgcagctccagctccaactCGTATGACCAGAAcaacggcagcagcagcagcagcagtggccaGTACAGCAGCTCCAGGAACGCCACCGGCTCAGGGGACAGCCCCACGGCATCATCGGCTCCCCAGCCTCTGATGGCCCAGCAGTTCAACCCCCCCCAGCCCATGATGGGCCTGATGGGGCACTCGCCTTTCCAGtttgctcctccacctccccctcctccaccaggtAGAAAGTAA
- the LOC128458720 gene encoding ADP-ribosylation factor-binding protein GGA1 translates to MAAPPDAETLESRINTATNPLNKDTDWSSIQAFCDQLNNDSKGPQLATRLLAHKVQSPQEWEAMQALLVLETCMKSCGKRFHSEVGKFRFLNELIKVVSPKYLGSRSPEPVKNKVLELIYSWTLGLPDEGKITDAYQMLKKQGIIKQDPELPPDKLLNLPPPRPKNPIFEDEEKSKTLARLLNSSHPDDLKAANNLIKEMVQEDQKRAEKVSKRVNAIQEVKESGALLTQLLQDYDSTASDPSNAELVQDLYQRCEKMRPTLFRLASDTEDNDEALAEILQANDSLTHVINLYKQQVKGEIVNGNNTLNIQKQTALLDLSGLDTSPQSPPSFPEFPTPTDGFTAPPQEMGMSLLDDELMSLGLSEGTHTSNPPEDSTAWDSFQSSDSIETDIPSAPSLLLSPDPPSQPQPLSSGSTPVNSALDELDLLGKTLMQQSLPPEGLQVKWDKHQSKPTLRDLQSKSGPNITPNPIPVFSTDHPAPLLDSPILGTTLLDIPPTQAETPPAEITLTDVFVPLESIKPSSLLPVTVFDKHSLRVLCHFARDSPPSRPDVLVVIISMLSSAPAPITEINLETTAPKSMAVKLQPPSGTELPAFNPILPPAAVTQILLLANPNKEKVQLQYRLTFSLGEQEHSESGSLEHFPPPDTWGNL, encoded by the exons ATGGCTGCTCCTCCCGACGCGGAGACGCTGGAGTCTCGAATCA ACACGGCTACCAACCCGCTCAACAAAGACACAGACTGGAGCAGCATCCAGGCCTTCTGTGACCAGCTCAACAATGATTCAAAGGG ACCTCAGCTGGCCACCAGGCTCCTGGCCCACAAGGTCCAGTCCCCACAGGAGTGGGAGGCCATGCAGGCTCTGCTG GTTCTGGAAACGTGTATGAAAAGTTGTGGGAAAAGGTTTCACAGTGAAGTCGGCAAGTTCCGTTTTCTGAATGAACTCATCAAAGTAGTTTCTCCAAAG TACCTGGGCTCACGGTCACCAGAGCCAGTGAAAAACAAGGTTCTGGAGTTAATCTACAGCTGGACTCTGGGGTTACCTGACGAGGGCAAGATCACAGACGCTTATCAGATGCTGAAGAAACAAG GTATAATTAAACAAGACCCAGAGCTTCCACCTGACAAACTACTGAACCTTCCTCCACCCAGACCCAAGAACCCCATTtttgaggatgaggagaagtcAAAa ACTCTGGCTCGTCTGTTGAATAGTTCACATCCTGACGACTTGAAAGCCGCCAACAATCTTATCAAGGAAATGGTCCAGGAG GATCAGAAGCGAGCGGAAAAGGTGTCAAAGCGGGTCAACGCCAttcaggaggtgaaggagagcgGCGCTCTGCTGACTCAGCTCCTGCAGGACTACGACAGCACAGCGAGCGATCCGAGCAACGCTGAACTCGTACAG GACCTGTACCAGCGCTGTGAGAAGATGAGACCGACACTGTTCAGACTGGCGAGCGACACAGAGGACAACGACGAGGCTCTGG cggAGATCCTCCAGGCCAACGACAGTCTGACTCACGTCATCAACCTCTACAAACAGCAGGTGAAGGGGGAGATAGTAAACGGCAACAACACGTTAAACATTCAGAAACAAACAG CCCTGCTCGATCTGTCAGGACTGGACACGTCGCCCCAGTCGCCTCCTTCCTTCCCAGAGTTTCCCACTCCGACAGACGGCTTTACcgcccccccacaggagatggGGATGAGTCTCCTTGACGACGAGCTCATGTCCCTCG GTTTAAGTGAAGGAACACACACCTCCAACCCTCCTGAGGACTCCACAGCCTGGGACTCCTTCCAG tcTTCTGACAGCATAGAGACCGACATCCCTTCAGCACCAAGTCTCCTCCTGAGTCCGGACCCCCCCTCCCAACCTCAGCCCCTGTCATCTGGCTCCACACCGGTTAACTCTgccctggacgagctggacCTGCTGGGGAAGACGCTGATGCAGCAGTCTCTGCCTCCAGAGGGGCTGCAGGTCAAATG GGACAAGCACCAGTCCAAACCAACACTAAGAGACCTCCAGAGCAAGTCCGGGCCCAACATCACCCCAAACCCAATCCCAGTGTTCTCCACTGACCATCCTGCACCGCTCCTCGACTCCCCCATCCTGGGAACCACGTTGCTGGATATTCCACCAACTCAAGCAGAGACGCCTCCTGCTGAAATCACCCTGACTGATGTTTTTGTACCATTAGAATCCATTAAGCCCA GTAGTCTGTTACCTGTGACCGTGTTTGACAAACACAGTCTGCGGGTACTCTGTCATTTCGCCCGCGACTCGCCTCCATCTCGTCCTGATGTGCTGGTGGTGATCATCTCCATGCTGTCCTCGGCCCCGGCCCCCATCACCGAGATAAACCTGGAGACGACCGCTCCAAAG TCTATGGCAGTGAAGCTGCAGCCTCCATCAGGAACTGAGCTCCCGGCTTTCAACCCCatccttcctcctgcagctgtcacACAGATCCTGCTGCTGGCAAACCCAAACAAG gagaaAGTGCAGCTCCAGTACAGATTGACCTTCAGCTTGGGAGAGCAGGAGCACAGTGAGAGCGGCAGTCTAGAACACTTTCCTCCTCCGGACACGTGGGGGAACCTATAG
- the LOC128458713 gene encoding MICAL-like protein 1, which produces MSELIPSPRTLLDWCRVTCTSYPSVEISNMSTSFRDGLAFCAIIHRHRPDLIDFRSLSKHDVYLNHKLAFQVAETKLGIPALLDPKELVSTRVPDCLSVISYLSYFYCVFNRTTQAGSSGSRSSLVFNKSKTPDGLKPLKSSTHLETDRLSTRPRTVCNLCFKPVHLIQRHLIDGKVFHRSCFRCKLCHSTLLPESYTQGSDAASFICSDHFTDSKNTHVDLKQKTGSAEDRPKRVPQSGYVSLCGLAVSSVPHYTETTESRDRPVWEAAEAQERSSEVECRDNRDSAAGPKNMLKTPAPPHLPPPHPPLPRPPPPSEGSAAGAGKDEAAPLQTDGETQQEPTETHQLPEPSSPCGRVMEGSGQQVPAPRETSDSSVVPVPAPRTRTSQTTTSSPAAGASSNQSIYPLRSSQVSSSTLKPSHPWMTIIHPGPWTQLPPAPPPVPTPRTKSVSKRQGPWYGSKVTPPNPFEEYMKEEEESSVEVLLSESQGSLVKIIGATEVIVQSDENTKSDVNLLDEQIPAETTDYNKAPPGGASLETSSEPAANSDQILSTHVGENGGTCGSHPDVTEASASPHVDPDEGQSPVLPRSLSVPVITSAHSQGSSLPAGLGSESASGWQSKPTCRENPFDRNPTMIKSKTFQALTSQRAPAPGHGFPLIKRKVQSDQHVSTEALQMEMREVEKRLEALQHRGVELEKNLRDCRNDKEEERMLMEWFSLLHEKQALVRRDTELLYLTKQQKLEERQADVEYELRCILNRPETDWSQEDRGREQRLMEELVAIIEQRNQIISSLDVDRQREREEDELSEDKKKNKALQREELKELKELKKAKGKFKPTNVFKMLNHKAESIKGSSDKKS; this is translated from the exons ATGTCTGAGCTCATCCCATCACCCAGGACTCTGCTGGACTGGTGCAGAGTCACGTGCACCAGTTACCCCTCCGTGGAAATAAGCAACATGTCCACCTCGTTCAGAGATGGACTCGCATTCTGTGCCATCATCCACAGACACAGACCGGACCTGAT AGATTTCCGCTCCCTCTCCAAACACGATGTTTATCTCAATCACAAACTG GCCTTTCAAGTTGCAGAAACAAAGCTGGGCATCCCTGCGCTGCTGGACCCAAAAGAACTGGTGTCCACCCGGGTCCCCGACTGTCTGAGCGTCATCTCGTACCTTTCATACTTCTACTGCGTCTTCAACAGGACGACTCAGG CAGGCTCCTCTGGTTCGAGATCATCGCTCGTCTTCAACAAGAGTAAAACTCCTGATGGTCTCAAACCCCTGAAG AGCTCGACTCATCTGGAAACCGATCGTTTGTCCACGAGGCCTCGGACGGTGTGTAATCTGTGTTTCAAGCCCGTCCACCTCATCCAGAGACACCTGATCGACGGGAAGGTCTTTCACCGCAGCTGTTTCAG GTGCAAACTGTGCCACAGCACTCTCTTACCAGAGTCGTACACACAGGGCAGTGACGCTGCCTCCTTCATCTGCAGCGACCATTTCACAGACAGTAAAAACACTCATGTTGACCTCAAACAGAAAACTGGATCTGCTGAGGATCGTCCCAAACGTGTCCCTCAGTCAGgctatgtgtctctgtgtggattGGCTGTCTCCAGCGTCCCTCATTACACTGAGACAACAGAGTCACGGGACAGACCGGTTTGGGAAGCAGCAGAGGCGCAGGAGAGGAGCAGCGAGGTGGAATGCAGAGATAACAGAGACTCAGCTGCTGGACCGAAGAACATGTTGAAGACGCCAgcacctcctcatcttcctccacctcatcctcctctacctcgtcctcctccacccaGTGAGGGGTCGGCCGCAGGGGCTGGAAAAGATGAAGCTGCACCTCTTCAGACAGATGGCGAGACACAACAAGAACCAACAGAGACTCACCAGCTGCCTGAACCCTCCTCGCCGTGTGGACGAGTGATGGAAGGAAGCGGTCAGCAGGTTCCAGCACCGAGAGAAACGTCCGACTCATCCGTGGTCCCTGTTCCTGCACCGAGGACCAGAACCTCCCAGACCACAACCAGCTCCCCCGCTGCtg GTGCTTCATCCAACCAGAGTATATATCCACTCAGATCATCTCAGGTGTCAAGCTCTACATTGAAACCCAGCCATCCATGGATGACCATCATTCACCCAGGACCCTGGACCCAGCTGCCTCCCGCTCCCCCCCCGGTGCCCACTCCTCGGACCAAATCTGTGTCTAAACGTCAGGGTCCCTGGTACGGATCCAAAGTGACACCCCCCAATCCATTTGAGGAGtacatgaaggaggaggaagagtcctCAGTGGAGGTGCTCCTTTCAGAGAGTCAGGGCAGTTTGGTAAAGATCATCGGAGCCACAGAGGTGATTGTTCAATCTGATGAAAATACTAAATCGGATGTAAACCTGCTGGATGAACAGATTCCAGCTGAGACAACAGATTACAACAAGGCTCCACCAGGGGGAGCAAGTCTGGAGACGTCCAGTGAACCGGCTGCAAACTCAGATCAAATCCTTTCAACACATGTGGGTGAAAACGGAGGGACCTGTGGTTCACACCCAGATGTGACTGAAGCATCTGCATCGCCACATGTTGATCCAGATGAGGGTCAGAGTCCCGTTTTACCCAGAAGTCTCTCTGTGCCCGTCATCACGTCGGCCCACTCTCAAGGTTCCTCGCTGCCGGCCGGTCTAGGGAGTGAATCAGCCTCCGGGTGGCAAAGTAAG CCGACCTGCAGGGAGAATCCCTTTGATCGAAATCCCACGATGATCAAATCAAAGACTTTCCAGGCGCTGACGTCTCAACGGGCGCCGGCTCCTGGACACGGCTTCCCTCTCATCAAGAGGAAG GTGCAGTCGGACCAACATGTTTCTACAGAAGCgctgcagatggagatgagagaggTGGAGAAACGTCTGGAggctctgcagcacagaggagtggagctggagaagaacCTGAGAGACTGCAGGAACG ATAAAGAGGAGGAGCGAATGCTGATGGAGtggttctctctcctccatgagAAACAAGCTCTGGTGCGCAGAGATACCGAGCTGCTTTATCT GACAAAGCAGCAGAAGTTAGAGGAGAGACAGGCGGATGTGGAGTATGAGCTCAGATGCATCCTGAATAGACCTG AGACGGACTGGAGTCAGGAGGACCGGGGGCGGGAGCAGCGGCTGATGGAAGAGCTGGTGGCCATCATCGAGCAGAGGAACCAGATCATCAGCAGCTTGGATGTGGACAGGCAGAG ggaaagagaagaagatgaactttcagaggacaagaagaagaacaaag CGCTCCAGagggaggagctgaaggagctgaaggagctgaagaaggCAAAAGGAAAGTTCAAGCCCACAAATGTTTTCAAGATGCTCAACCATAAAGCAGAAAGCATCAAGGGCTCCTCGGACAAAAAGAGCTGA
- the polr2f gene encoding DNA-directed RNA polymerases I, II, and III subunit RPABC2, with protein sequence MSDNEDNFDDGDFDDAEEDEGLDDLENPEDEDRERVQILPAGDGNLANLKRITTPYMTKYERARVLGTRALQIAMCAPVMVELEGETDPLQIAMKELKCRKIPIIIRRYLPDGSYEDWGCDELIITD encoded by the exons ATGTCCGACAACGAAGACAA CTTCGATGATGGAGACTTCGATGACGCCGAAGAGGACGAGGGGTTAGATGATCTGGAAAACCCGGAAGAC GAGGACCGGGAGCGTGTGCAGATCCTCCCGGCAGGAGACGGAAACCTGGCGAACCTGAAGAGGATCACGACACCGTACATGACCAAGTACGAGAGGGCCCGAGTGCTGGGGACACGGGCGCTGCAGATCGC gatgtgcgctccagtCATGGTGGAGCTGGAGGGAGAAACCGACCCCTTGCAAATAGCCATGAAGGAACTCAA GTGCAGAAAGATTCCCATCATCATCCGCAGGTACCTTCCTGACGGGAGTTACGAGGACTGGGGCTGTGACGAGCTCATCATAACAGATTAA